The genomic DNA ATTAGCTGTAAAAAGGGAAACATATGATGATATAATAAGAAATGATTTAGAAATTTAACTTGGAGGATTTATATGAATATTCCAAATATAACATTAATGCTTTTAAGAATACCAGGGCTTTTGTTTGCAATGGCTATTCATGAAGCTTCCCATGGATATGTTTCATATTTACAAGGTGATGATACACCCAAAAAACAAGGAAGACTTACATTAAATCCAATAGTTCATATAGATATTATTGGTATGATATCTCTTATGCTTTTAGGATTTGGTTGGGCAAAGCCTGTTATGACAGACCCAAGAAACTATAAAAACCCAAAACTTGGAATGGGACTAACAGCTTTAGCAGGTCCTTTAGCAAATATTTTTGGAGCCTTATTATTGGCTATATTATTGAAAGTAAATTATAAATATAATTTTATTCAAAACCAATATTTAAATCTAATAATAGAGCAGGCATTACAATTAAATATCTTTTTTGCAATATTTAATATGCTTCCCATACCGCCTTTAGACGGATCAAAGGTATTATTTATATTTCTCCCAGCAAGTTATATGAACTTTGTTTATAGGTACGAAATGATAGGCCAAATTTTATTAATTGCATGTTTATTTTTAGCTCCATACTTACTTTCATACATTTTAACACCTGGATATCTAATTGTCAGTCATATTATTAATAGTATATTAGGCATATTACCTTTTTGAAAGGATGATTAAATTGAACAGAGTATTATCAGGCACAAGACCAACAGGAATATTACATTTAGGAAACTATTTTGGTGCAATTGAGAATTGGGTAAAACTTCAAGAACAATATGAATGTTTCTTTTTTATAGCTGATTGGCATGCTTTAACAACAGGTTATGAAACATCAAAAGAAAATTTAAGTAGATTTTCAAAAGAAGCTTTAATTGATATAATTGCTTGTGGTTTAGATCCAAATAAATCAACAATTTTTATTCAATCAAAGGTTTCAGAACATGCTGAGTTGCATTTATTGTTTTCTATGCTAACTCCATTATCTTGGCTTTATAGATGTCCAACTTATAAGGACCAAATGCAGCAACTTAAAGAAAAAAACATTGCAACTTATGGATTTTTAGGTTATCCATGCTTGCAAGCGGCTGATATTTTAATTTATAAAGCACAATATGTTCCTGTTGGAGAAGACCAGTTACCACATTTAGAGCTTACACGAGAGATAGCAAGAAGGTTTAACTTTTTATATGGTGAAACATTCCCAGAACCACAACCAATATTAAGTGAAGTTAAAATACTTACAGGAACAGATGGTAGAAAAATGAGTAAAAGCTATGGGAATACTATTGCTTTAAGCGAAGACTTAAATAGCATTAGACAAAAAGTTATGATGATGATAACAGATCCAGCAAGAATAAAGAAGAATGACCCTGGACATCCAGAAGTTTGTACAGTATTTTCATATCATAAAGTTTTTAGTAAAGAGATAGTAAATGAAACTGAAGAATTATGTCAAAAAGGACAAATTGGGTGTGTTGAATGTAAAAAGAGATTATTTGAAAATTTAGCAAAATTCTTAGAACCAATACAAGCAAAGAGAAGACAAATAGAAAGCGATCCAAATTTCTTAGCTGGTGTAATTGAAGAAGGAACAAAAAAAGCTAAAATTGTTGCAAATGAAACATTACAAGAAGCTAAGAACAAGGTAGGATTGATATGAATTTTAATGTTAAACTTCCTAACTTTGAAGGGCCTCTTGATTTATTAATATATCTCATTAAAAAAGAAAAAATAAATATCTATGATATACCAATATCTACTATTACCGACCAGTATATTGAATATATTAACCAAATGGAAAACATCAATATAGATTCAATTTCAGAATTTTTAATTATGGCTTCAACACTTTTAGAAATAAAATCAAAAATGCTTCTTCCAAAAAAAGAAGAACTTGAAGAAGACCCACGAGAAGACCTTGTTGAAAGAATACTTGAATATCAGAAACTTAAAAGTTTTATTAATAAATTTAAGAAAAATTATACTTATAATGATATATATTTTCGTAATTTTACTTTGCAACTTGAAAAGAATAATGATATTAAACTTGATATTAATAAACTATTTCAAGTGTATAGAAATATAAAAAGAGATGCAATAGTGGATAGTCAAGATAATCAAGAAAGTTTAAAAACTATTATTAAAAAAGAAAAAAGATCTGTTTCACAAGTTATTAAGTGGATTTGGGAAAAGATACTTATTAAAGGTTTTATGGATTTCAAAAATATAATTGTAGAATTTACTAAAGAAGAAATTGTTTTAAAATTTTTAGCAATATTAGAATTAAATAGACAGGGCAAGATTTTGATAAGACAGGAAAAACTTTTTGACAATATTAAGATAATCAAGAGGTAATGGAATGGATAATAATAACCTAAATCAAGTTATTGAAAGCATATTATTTATTTCAAACAAGCCTATTAAAACTAATGAATTAGCTGATTTTCTAAAGGTAGATATCGATGAAGTTAGAAAGATTATTGATAATTTAAAAAATGAGTATATTATGAAT from Caldicellulosiruptoraceae bacterium PP1 includes the following:
- a CDS encoding site-2 protease family protein, giving the protein MNIPNITLMLLRIPGLLFAMAIHEASHGYVSYLQGDDTPKKQGRLTLNPIVHIDIIGMISLMLLGFGWAKPVMTDPRNYKNPKLGMGLTALAGPLANIFGALLLAILLKVNYKYNFIQNQYLNLIIEQALQLNIFFAIFNMLPIPPLDGSKVLFIFLPASYMNFVYRYEMIGQILLIACLFLAPYLLSYILTPGYLIVSHIINSILGILPF
- the trpS gene encoding tryptophan--tRNA ligase; this translates as MNRVLSGTRPTGILHLGNYFGAIENWVKLQEQYECFFFIADWHALTTGYETSKENLSRFSKEALIDIIACGLDPNKSTIFIQSKVSEHAELHLLFSMLTPLSWLYRCPTYKDQMQQLKEKNIATYGFLGYPCLQAADILIYKAQYVPVGEDQLPHLELTREIARRFNFLYGETFPEPQPILSEVKILTGTDGRKMSKSYGNTIALSEDLNSIRQKVMMMITDPARIKKNDPGHPEVCTVFSYHKVFSKEIVNETEELCQKGQIGCVECKKRLFENLAKFLEPIQAKRRQIESDPNFLAGVIEEGTKKAKIVANETLQEAKNKVGLI
- a CDS encoding ScpA family protein — its product is MNFNVKLPNFEGPLDLLIYLIKKEKINIYDIPISTITDQYIEYINQMENINIDSISEFLIMASTLLEIKSKMLLPKKEELEEDPREDLVERILEYQKLKSFINKFKKNYTYNDIYFRNFTLQLEKNNDIKLDINKLFQVYRNIKRDAIVDSQDNQESLKTIIKKEKRSVSQVIKWIWEKILIKGFMDFKNIIVEFTKEEIVLKFLAILELNRQGKILIRQEKLFDNIKIIKR